The proteins below are encoded in one region of Aequorivita iocasae:
- the pckA gene encoding phosphoenolpyruvate carboxykinase (ATP) codes for MVDKNQATKTISVEKYGIKNAKVKYQLSSEELHHETLQKGQGKEAASGALAVNTGEFTGRSPKDRFIVKDNVTREKVWWGNINIPFPPDMFDRLYDKVVNYLSEKEIYVRDSYACADEKYKLNIRVINETPWSNMFAHNMFLRPTEKELASFDPEWIIVNAPGFKADPEVDGTRQHNFAILNFTRKIALIGGTGYTGEIKKGIFSALNFILPVDKNTMPMHCSANVGEDGETAIFFGLSGTGKTTLSADPDRKLIGDDEHGWTEDNKIFNFEGGCYAKVINLSEENEPDIYHAIKPGAILENVVMDENGEVDFSDTSITQNTRVSYPIYHINNIQVPSIGHNPRNIFFLTADAFGVLPPISKLTPGQAAYHFISGYTAKVAGTEEGVNEPTPNFSACFGAPFMPLHPTEYAEMLSKKMKDSGVNVWLVNTGWTGGPYGVGSRMKLKYTRAMIAAALEGKLKNVEFEKHPIFNLMMPKSCPNVPSEILNPKETWKNKKAYDIQAKELANSFKENFAKFEAYANEEILSGAPASA; via the coding sequence ATGGTCGATAAAAACCAAGCTACAAAAACGATTTCCGTTGAGAAATACGGAATCAAAAACGCAAAAGTTAAATATCAACTTTCTTCTGAAGAACTTCACCACGAAACATTGCAAAAAGGTCAAGGAAAAGAAGCTGCTAGCGGCGCCTTGGCGGTAAATACCGGAGAGTTTACTGGAAGATCCCCGAAAGACAGGTTTATCGTAAAAGACAACGTAACGCGCGAAAAAGTGTGGTGGGGAAATATAAATATTCCATTTCCTCCAGATATGTTTGACAGGCTTTATGATAAAGTTGTGAATTATCTTTCTGAAAAGGAAATTTATGTGCGCGACAGCTATGCCTGCGCCGATGAAAAATACAAATTAAACATCCGTGTAATTAACGAAACGCCCTGGTCCAATATGTTTGCCCACAATATGTTTCTGCGCCCTACGGAAAAGGAATTGGCATCCTTTGATCCAGAGTGGATTATTGTGAATGCACCAGGTTTTAAAGCTGACCCAGAAGTTGACGGAACCAGGCAACATAATTTTGCCATTCTGAACTTCACGAGAAAAATTGCTTTAATTGGCGGAACTGGTTATACTGGCGAAATTAAAAAAGGTATATTCTCTGCCCTTAACTTTATTCTTCCGGTAGATAAAAATACAATGCCAATGCACTGCTCTGCCAACGTTGGCGAAGATGGCGAGACTGCAATTTTCTTTGGCCTTTCCGGAACCGGTAAAACCACTTTATCTGCAGATCCCGACCGTAAATTAATTGGCGATGACGAGCACGGATGGACTGAGGATAACAAAATCTTTAATTTTGAAGGCGGTTGTTATGCAAAGGTTATTAACCTTTCTGAAGAAAACGAACCAGATATTTATCACGCCATTAAACCCGGGGCAATCTTAGAAAATGTGGTAATGGATGAAAATGGCGAAGTTGATTTTTCCGATACTTCTATCACACAAAATACACGGGTAAGTTATCCTATCTATCACATTAACAATATTCAAGTGCCATCCATTGGCCACAACCCAAGGAATATATTCTTTTTAACGGCAGATGCATTTGGTGTTTTGCCTCCTATTTCAAAATTGACTCCAGGACAGGCCGCTTACCATTTCATTAGTGGCTATACGGCAAAAGTTGCCGGAACTGAGGAAGGTGTTAACGAGCCAACGCCAAATTTTTCTGCGTGTTTTGGTGCGCCATTTATGCCTCTTCACCCTACAGAATATGCCGAAATGTTGAGCAAGAAAATGAAAGATTCTGGAGTGAACGTTTGGCTGGTCAATACTGGCTGGACCGGCGGTCCTTATGGAGTAGGTAGCAGAATGAAATTGAAATACACAAGAGCCATGATTGCTGCTGCTTTGGAAGGAAAATTAAAGAATGTTGAATTTGAAAAGCATCCAATTTTCAATCTGATGATGCCGAAATCGTGCCCAAATGTTCCTTCAGAAATTTTAAACCCGAAGGAAACTTGGAAAAACAAGAAGGCTTATGACATTCAAGCAAAGGAATTGGCAAATTCATTTAAAGAAAATTTCGCCAAGTTTGAAGCCTATGCTAATGAAGAAATTCTTTCCGGCGCCCCTGCTTCGGCATAG
- a CDS encoding DUF423 domain-containing protein encodes MTVFDKNIVITASFLTAVTIAMGAFGAHGLKNMVEIEALNTFETGIRYQMYHCLALLILGLAPSIPEKIKKTVFWLFILGILLFSGSIYLLALNEVLPFNSAKIGFITPIGGLLFIIGWIWFAFKMLSLKKQ; translated from the coding sequence ATGACGGTTTTTGATAAAAATATAGTGATAACGGCTTCCTTTCTTACGGCGGTTACAATTGCAATGGGAGCCTTTGGGGCACACGGTTTAAAGAATATGGTGGAAATTGAGGCATTAAATACTTTTGAAACTGGCATCCGGTATCAAATGTATCATTGTCTTGCCTTGCTGATATTGGGATTGGCCCCTTCCATTCCAGAAAAAATTAAAAAAACCGTCTTTTGGCTTTTCATTTTAGGAATATTGCTTTTTTCCGGCTCTATTTATCTGCTTGCGCTGAATGAGGTTTTGCCCTTCAATTCGGCAAAAATTGGATTTATTACCCCAATCGGCGGGTTGTTATTTATAATTGGCTGGATTTGGTTTGCGTTTAAAATGCTTTCGTTAAAGAAGCAATAA
- a CDS encoding saccharopine dehydrogenase family protein — protein MRNILIIGAGRSATSLIRYLLDKSDEEELFITIGDISIQSAQKFTSNHPNARGIMLDVFNDVQRKEAVESSDLVISMLPARYHIEVARDCIEFGKHMVTASYVSNEMQALNHKAESKGLVFMNEIGLDPGIDHMSAMQIIDRIRAKGGKMLLFESFCGGLIAPESDDNLWNYKFTWNPRNVVLAGQGGAAEFIQEGKYKYIPYHRLFRRTEFINIEGYGKFEVYANRNSLKYQSVYGMENILTLYRGTIRRVGYSRAWNMFVQLGMTDDSYTIPDSENMSYREFVNLFLPYSPSDTVELKLRHALKIDQDDLMWEKLEELDLFTKEKKLGIKDATPAMGLQKILEDKWTLAPHDKDMIVMYHKFGYELDGKKYQIDSHMTLIGEDQTHTAMAKTVGLPVAIAALKILNEEITTPGVQLPIAKEVYEPILKELEENGIIFHEKEVKYLGYNPDNVQ, from the coding sequence ATGAGAAACATATTAATAATAGGCGCAGGGAGATCTGCCACAAGTTTAATCCGCTATTTGCTAGACAAAAGTGATGAAGAAGAACTCTTTATCACCATAGGGGATATATCCATTCAATCTGCGCAAAAATTCACTTCTAACCACCCCAACGCCCGTGGAATAATGCTTGACGTTTTTAATGACGTTCAGCGAAAAGAAGCCGTTGAGAGCAGCGATTTGGTAATTTCCATGCTGCCCGCACGCTACCACATTGAAGTGGCGCGCGACTGTATTGAATTTGGAAAACATATGGTTACGGCCTCATACGTAAGCAATGAAATGCAGGCCCTGAACCACAAAGCCGAATCAAAAGGCTTGGTCTTTATGAATGAAATCGGCCTCGATCCTGGTATTGACCATATGAGTGCCATGCAGATAATAGATAGAATTCGTGCCAAAGGAGGAAAAATGCTGCTTTTTGAATCATTTTGTGGCGGATTGATTGCTCCGGAAAGTGATGACAACCTTTGGAATTATAAATTTACCTGGAACCCTCGCAACGTAGTTTTGGCAGGGCAAGGTGGCGCTGCGGAATTTATTCAGGAAGGAAAATACAAGTATATTCCGTATCACCGATTGTTCCGAAGAACAGAATTCATCAATATTGAAGGCTACGGTAAGTTTGAAGTCTACGCCAATCGAAATTCATTGAAATATCAATCTGTTTACGGTATGGAAAACATTCTCACTCTATACCGTGGAACTATACGCCGAGTAGGCTATAGTCGCGCTTGGAATATGTTTGTGCAGTTGGGCATGACGGACGACAGTTATACCATTCCCGATTCTGAAAATATGAGCTATCGCGAATTCGTAAACCTATTTCTTCCCTACTCTCCCTCAGATACGGTGGAATTGAAGCTTCGCCATGCGTTAAAAATAGACCAAGACGATTTAATGTGGGAAAAGCTGGAAGAACTTGATCTTTTTACCAAAGAAAAAAAGCTGGGGATTAAAGACGCAACACCAGCGATGGGACTTCAAAAAATATTAGAAGACAAATGGACGCTGGCGCCACACGATAAAGATATGATTGTGATGTACCACAAATTTGGTTACGAACTTGACGGGAAAAAATACCAGATTGACAGTCATATGACGCTTATTGGTGAAGACCAAACCCACACGGCGATGGCAAAAACCGTTGGACTTCCGGTAGCAATTGCCGCCCTTAAAATTTTAAATGAAGAAATAACCACACCTGGCGTTCAACTTCCAATTGCGAAAGAAGTTTATGAACCAATCTTAAAGGAACTGGAAGAAAATGGAATCATTTTTCACGAAAAAGAAGTGAAATATTTGGGCTATAATCCTGATAATGTGCAGTAA
- a CDS encoding zinc metallopeptidase, translated as MFGYYIIAGIIFLVSWYVSHKLKSKFKEYSKIHLQNGMSGKEIAEKMLADNGITDVQVISVPGQLTDHYDPSKKTVNLSEPVYMQRNAAAAAVAAHECGHAVQHATAYSWLKLRSTIVPAVSVSSKLSNFVIMAGIILFATGSTFGTWIFGVGILLFAVTTAFAFITLPVEFDASKRALVWLETNNMVTPQEHAGAKDALKWAARTYVVAALGSLATLLYFISIFLGRR; from the coding sequence ATGTTTGGATACTATATAATTGCCGGAATTATCTTTTTGGTGAGTTGGTACGTTAGCCACAAATTGAAAAGCAAATTTAAGGAATACAGCAAAATCCACCTTCAAAATGGAATGAGTGGAAAGGAAATTGCCGAAAAAATGTTAGCAGATAACGGAATTACCGATGTACAGGTTATTTCGGTCCCAGGACAGTTAACGGACCATTACGATCCTTCAAAGAAAACGGTGAATTTGAGCGAGCCGGTTTATATGCAGCGAAATGCAGCGGCGGCAGCGGTTGCGGCACACGAGTGTGGTCACGCTGTGCAACATGCTACTGCTTACAGTTGGTTGAAACTTCGTTCCACTATCGTTCCGGCGGTAAGTGTTTCGAGCAAACTTTCCAATTTTGTGATAATGGCTGGGATTATTCTTTTTGCAACTGGTTCTACTTTTGGAACTTGGATTTTCGGAGTAGGAATTTTACTCTTTGCGGTTACAACTGCATTTGCTTTTATCACACTTCCTGTAGAATTTGACGCGAGTAAAAGAGCGCTTGTTTGGTTGGAAACTAATAATATGGTTACACCACAGGAACATGCTGGTGCAAAAGATGCACTTAAATGGGCCGCCAGAACATATGTAGTTGCAGCACTTGGTTCTTTGGCAACCTTGCTATATTTCATCTCAATTTTCTTGGGAAGAAGATAA
- a CDS encoding leucine--tRNA ligase, which produces MSKYHFNKIEDKWQKYWADNQTFKADNHSEKPKYYVLDMFPYPSGAGLHVGHPLGYIASDIYARYKRHQGFNVLHPQGYDSFGLPAEQYAIQTGQHPAKTTEENIARYREQLDKIGFSFDWSREVRTSNPEYYKWTQWIFIQLFESWYDKDLDKARSIEELRAIFSSEGNVHINAVCDEGSAHFTASEWLGFSETKKQEILLKYRLTYLAETEVNWCPQLGTVLANDEIVNGVSERGGYSVVRKKMKQWSMRITAYAQRLLDGLDKIDWPQPLKDSQTNWIGRSKGATVEFKIQNSEFRIPVFTTRPDTIFGVSFMVLAPEHDLVSKITTPEQKEAVEKYVEATAKRSERERMADVKTITGVFTGAYAEHPFTGKQIPIWIGDYVLAGYGTGAVMSVPCGDQRDYDFAKHFNLPIPNIFKDANISSEAYSDKENTIITNSDFLNGMTYSEAMEKIIAALEEKGIGKGKINYRLRDAVFSRQRYWGEPFPIYYKDGMPQIIPTECLPLRLPEVEKYLPTEEGEPPLGRADVWAWNTETNEVVSNDLIDHKTVFPLELNTMPGWAGSSWYFFRYMESEKRDEVFASQEALNYWKNVDLYIGGSEHATGHLLYSRFWVKFMHDRGLVPVDEPFKKLINQGMILGESAFIYTIPKYHFYISEYYANDLLNKKLRFEDLDKFILEIKGKDNKDVYRRNMYIHMLEYFKSSLSPMKDLIYDNLIKSHVDVSFVNNSNELDLNKFKNWRYETSDSFTFMDEGNGVFKISREVEKMSKSKYNVVNPDDICEQYGADTLRMYEMFLGPLEQAKPWNTAGITGVHGFLKKLWKLYHSGENESFNVSDDSASKDSLKTLHKTIKKVQEDIENFSFNTSVSSFMIAVNELSAKKCNSREVLEPLAILISPYAPHIAEELWEKLGHSESISTASFPKFEEKYLVESTKEYPISFNGKMRFTLELPLDISKEEIESAVMAHEKTAQYLEGRTPKKVIIVPGKIVNIVG; this is translated from the coding sequence ATGAGCAAATATCACTTCAACAAAATAGAAGATAAGTGGCAAAAATATTGGGCCGATAACCAAACTTTTAAAGCCGATAACCATAGCGAAAAGCCAAAATACTATGTTTTGGACATGTTTCCCTATCCGTCCGGCGCGGGCTTGCACGTAGGGCATCCGCTCGGGTACATTGCCAGTGATATTTATGCGCGCTACAAACGCCACCAAGGTTTCAATGTGTTACATCCGCAGGGTTATGATTCATTCGGACTTCCGGCAGAGCAATATGCAATCCAAACAGGGCAGCATCCCGCAAAAACTACCGAGGAGAACATCGCGCGTTACCGTGAACAGCTTGATAAAATAGGGTTTTCTTTTGATTGGAGCCGCGAAGTGCGTACTTCAAATCCTGAATATTACAAATGGACGCAGTGGATTTTCATCCAGCTTTTTGAAAGTTGGTACGATAAAGATTTAGATAAAGCCCGTTCCATTGAAGAGCTTCGCGCCATTTTTTCTTCCGAAGGAAATGTTCACATAAATGCAGTCTGCGATGAGGGAAGTGCGCATTTCACAGCTTCGGAATGGCTTGGTTTTTCTGAAACGAAAAAGCAGGAAATCCTTTTAAAATATAGATTGACCTATCTCGCCGAAACCGAAGTAAACTGGTGCCCACAGCTCGGTACCGTTTTGGCAAATGATGAAATAGTAAACGGCGTTTCCGAACGTGGTGGCTATTCCGTTGTCCGTAAGAAAATGAAACAGTGGAGTATGCGCATCACGGCCTACGCCCAGCGTTTACTTGACGGACTCGATAAAATAGATTGGCCGCAACCATTGAAGGATTCACAGACCAATTGGATTGGAAGAAGCAAAGGAGCAACTGTCGAATTCAAAATTCAGAATTCAGAGTTTAGAATCCCTGTTTTTACTACACGTCCCGATACCATCTTCGGCGTAAGTTTTATGGTTTTGGCACCGGAGCACGATTTGGTTTCAAAAATCACCACTCCCGAACAGAAAGAAGCAGTTGAAAAGTATGTTGAAGCTACGGCAAAACGAAGTGAGCGCGAGCGCATGGCCGATGTTAAAACCATTACAGGTGTTTTCACGGGCGCGTATGCGGAGCATCCCTTCACCGGAAAACAAATCCCAATTTGGATTGGGGATTATGTTTTGGCAGGCTACGGAACGGGTGCGGTAATGAGCGTTCCCTGTGGCGATCAGCGCGATTATGATTTTGCAAAACATTTCAATCTGCCGATTCCGAATATATTTAAGGATGCGAATATTTCTTCGGAAGCCTATTCCGATAAGGAAAATACAATCATCACTAACAGTGATTTTTTAAATGGAATGACCTATTCCGAAGCGATGGAAAAAATAATCGCTGCTTTGGAAGAAAAAGGAATTGGAAAAGGAAAGATAAATTACCGTTTACGCGATGCCGTTTTTAGCCGCCAACGCTATTGGGGCGAGCCGTTCCCTATTTATTATAAGGATGGAATGCCGCAAATTATCCCAACCGAATGTTTGCCGTTGCGCCTTCCCGAAGTTGAAAAATATTTGCCAACAGAAGAAGGCGAACCGCCTTTGGGCCGCGCCGATGTTTGGGCTTGGAATACCGAAACCAATGAAGTTGTAAGCAACGATTTGATTGACCACAAAACCGTTTTTCCTTTAGAATTGAACACCATGCCGGGTTGGGCGGGCAGCAGTTGGTACTTTTTCCGCTATATGGAAAGTGAAAAACGCGACGAAGTTTTTGCCTCACAGGAAGCGTTGAATTATTGGAAAAATGTGGATCTGTACATTGGGGGCAGCGAGCACGCCACCGGCCATTTATTGTACAGCCGTTTTTGGGTGAAATTTATGCACGACCGCGGTTTGGTTCCTGTTGACGAACCTTTTAAAAAACTGATAAACCAAGGGATGATTTTGGGGGAGAGTGCGTTTATTTATACAATTCCGAAATATCATTTCTATATCTCAGAATATTATGCAAATGACTTATTAAATAAAAAGTTAAGGTTTGAAGATCTAGATAAATTTATATTGGAGATAAAAGGAAAAGATAATAAAGATGTTTATAGAAGAAATATGTATATTCATATGCTTGAATATTTTAAATCAAGTCTTTCGCCAATGAAAGATTTAATTTACGATAATCTAATAAAATCTCACGTAGATGTTTCTTTTGTGAATAATTCAAATGAATTGGATTTGAATAAATTTAAAAATTGGAGATATGAGACTTCAGATAGCTTCACATTTATGGACGAAGGGAATGGTGTCTTTAAAATATCCCGCGAAGTAGAAAAAATGTCCAAAAGCAAATACAACGTGGTAAATCCCGATGATATTTGCGAGCAATACGGCGCCGATACTTTAAGAATGTATGAAATGTTCCTCGGCCCACTGGAGCAGGCAAAACCTTGGAATACCGCGGGTATTACGGGCGTACACGGGTTCCTAAAAAAACTTTGGAAATTGTATCATTCGGGTGAAAATGAAAGTTTTAATGTTTCGGATGATTCGGCTTCAAAAGACAGTTTGAAAACGCTTCACAAAACCATCAAAAAAGTACAGGAAGATATTGAGAACTTTAGTTTTAATACTTCGGTTTCCTCTTTTATGATTGCGGTGAACGAACTTTCGGCAAAGAAATGTAATTCACGCGAGGTTTTGGAGCCGTTGGCAATTCTTATTTCGCCTTACGCGCCGCACATTGCGGAAGAGCTTTGGGAGAAATTGGGACATTCGGAAAGTATTTCCACAGCGTCTTTCCCAAAATTTGAAGAGAAATATTTGGTGGAAAGCACTAAGGAATACCCAATCTCCTTTAACGGAAAAATGCGTTTTACGTTGGAATTGCCATTGGATATTTCAAAAGAAGAAATAGAATCTGCCGTAATGGCACATGAAAAGACAGCCCAGTATTTAGAGGGGCGCACGCCGAAAAAGGTAATTATCGTGCCCGGAAAAATCGTAAATATCGTGGGTTAA
- a CDS encoding UbiA family prenyltransferase, translated as MIIKNTLLESLKISRPGLWFPTIWIYMVPFDLSSNFWERPLFWVGLFFVTFPLNFLVYGLNDFTDGKADSLNPRKGNYLFGAKLSKEELTNVPWQICFVMVPFLAYFSYIGGGELFILLLFMIVINIIYNYKPFRLKERPPFEILIQIGYVFTALFSILLNDLEMIPWQTLLYLSLFAFQAHIAGEIMDIEPDRLVGKKTTAVLIGRKKAKFLMLFLLLFEAYILKFWFNDWVLSSFLAAFSIWLILDIFIFFKDKPYNLKQMKLFGIAINISAILSMVWVLYSGNLLHPNF; from the coding sequence ATTATTATCAAAAACACCCTACTAGAATCCCTAAAAATTTCCCGCCCCGGACTTTGGTTTCCAACCATTTGGATTTATATGGTTCCTTTTGACCTATCTTCAAATTTTTGGGAAAGGCCACTTTTTTGGGTTGGGCTCTTCTTTGTCACTTTTCCTTTAAATTTTTTGGTATATGGCTTGAATGACTTTACCGACGGAAAGGCAGATTCATTAAATCCGCGAAAGGGAAATTATCTTTTTGGTGCCAAATTGAGCAAAGAAGAATTAACAAACGTACCATGGCAAATCTGTTTCGTGATGGTTCCTTTTTTGGCATATTTTTCATACATCGGAGGGGGCGAACTCTTCATTTTGCTGTTGTTTATGATTGTTATTAATATCATTTACAACTACAAGCCCTTTCGTTTGAAAGAACGCCCACCATTCGAGATTTTAATTCAAATTGGCTATGTTTTCACCGCACTTTTCAGCATACTCTTAAATGATTTGGAAATGATTCCGTGGCAAACTCTGCTCTATCTTTCACTTTTTGCATTCCAAGCCCATATTGCGGGGGAAATTATGGATATCGAGCCAGATAGATTAGTGGGAAAGAAAACTACTGCAGTTTTAATAGGAAGAAAAAAAGCAAAGTTTTTAATGCTTTTCCTGCTTTTATTTGAAGCATATATCTTGAAATTTTGGTTTAACGATTGGGTGCTGTCTTCCTTTTTGGCAGCGTTCTCCATTTGGCTAATCTTGGATATTTTCATTTTTTTTAAAGATAAGCCCTACAATTTGAAACAAATGAAACTCTTCGGAATCGCCATCAACATTTCCGCAATTCTTTCGATGGTTTGGGTACTTTATTCAGGAAATCTGCTGCATCCAAATTTTTAA
- a CDS encoding cell division protein FtsX has translation MSSSFEKYQKRRLISSYFSVVISISLVLFLLGLLGLLVLNSKKVADYFKEQIAITVFLKDTAKEVEITQLKQSLALAEYTKSATFVSKEDAAKEHQETLGENFIEYLGENPLQNSIDVYILADYVTPQKMEEITNELKSKDFVDDVIYDKPLIAQLTENVKRISFWVLVISGIFTFIAVLLINSSIRLSIYAKRFTIKTMQMVGATKKFIRKPFVWKSVRLGIVGAIVAMIGMGIVLYYLNQSFPQLQLLGDPVLLAVLFIFIFLMGVLITWISTFIATQRFLNLRTDDLYY, from the coding sequence ATGAGTTCTTCTTTTGAAAAATATCAAAAACGCAGATTGATTTCTTCCTATTTTTCAGTGGTCATCAGTATTTCGCTGGTGCTTTTTCTATTGGGATTATTGGGATTGTTGGTTTTGAATTCAAAAAAAGTTGCCGATTATTTTAAGGAACAAATAGCGATTACCGTTTTTTTGAAAGATACCGCTAAAGAAGTTGAAATCACGCAACTCAAGCAAAGTCTAGCTTTGGCGGAATACACAAAATCTGCAACTTTTGTTTCAAAGGAAGACGCCGCGAAGGAGCACCAAGAAACCTTGGGCGAAAATTTCATTGAATATTTGGGTGAAAATCCACTGCAAAACAGCATTGACGTTTACATACTTGCAGATTACGTTACGCCACAAAAAATGGAGGAAATAACCAATGAGCTGAAAAGCAAGGATTTTGTGGATGACGTAATTTATGACAAGCCTTTGATTGCACAGCTCACCGAAAATGTAAAACGCATCAGTTTTTGGGTTTTGGTAATCAGTGGAATTTTCACGTTTATCGCCGTATTGCTTATAAATAGCAGCATTCGCTTGAGTATTTACGCAAAACGATTTACAATTAAAACAATGCAAATGGTTGGCGCGACAAAAAAATTTATTCGCAAACCTTTTGTTTGGAAAAGTGTACGCCTTGGAATAGTTGGCGCCATTGTAGCTATGATTGGAATGGGCATAGTGCTTTATTACCTCAACCAAAGCTTCCCCCAATTACAATTATTGGGAGATCCTGTGCTTTTGGCAGTGCTGTTTATATTTATATTTTTAATGGGCGTTTTAATAACGTGGATCAGTACATTTATAGCTACGCAGCGCTTTTTGAACCTGCGAACCGATGATTTGTATTATTGA
- a CDS encoding DUF3098 domain-containing protein yields the protein MGEKKRKENYEPQFVFDKRNYKFMLIGVAFIALGFILMTGGGSDDPNVFNPEIYNWRRIRLAPALVLLGFAIEVYAILLKPDSKEEN from the coding sequence ATGGGAGAGAAAAAACGAAAAGAAAATTACGAGCCGCAGTTTGTTTTTGATAAAAGAAACTACAAATTCATGCTTATTGGCGTGGCTTTTATTGCCCTAGGTTTTATACTTATGACCGGCGGCGGAAGCGACGATCCCAACGTTTTTAATCCTGAAATCTACAATTGGAGAAGAATCCGCTTGGCTCCCGCACTGGTGCTTTTAGGCTTTGCAATTGAAGTGTACGCCATATTATTGAAACCCGATAGCAAAGAAGAAAATTAG
- a CDS encoding undecaprenyl-diphosphate phosphatase codes for MDYLDAIILGIIQGFTEFLPVSSSGHLEIGKAILGDTSVPEESLLFTVILHFATALSTLVVFRKDIIQIFGGILKFQWNEETQFAFKIVLSMLPAVIIGLLFEQKLESFFGGSIAFVGAMLIITAVLLWLADRSKNTGKPVTIKDSIIIGVAQAVAMLPGISRSGATISTSVLLGNDKTKAARFSFLMVVPLIFGKIAKDLLSGEIATHNSHLGVMGVGFLAAFICGLIACTWMISLVKKSKLRYFSIYCVLIGLIAIISSFYV; via the coding sequence GTGGATTATCTAGACGCCATTATTCTTGGTATTATACAAGGTTTTACGGAATTTCTGCCCGTTTCCTCCAGCGGCCATCTCGAAATAGGAAAAGCAATTTTGGGAGATACTTCCGTGCCCGAGGAAAGTTTGCTTTTTACGGTAATTCTCCACTTTGCTACGGCGCTCAGTACGCTCGTGGTTTTTAGAAAAGATATTATTCAGATTTTTGGAGGTATTCTGAAATTTCAATGGAATGAAGAGACGCAATTTGCTTTCAAAATCGTTCTTTCCATGCTTCCTGCCGTTATAATCGGTTTGCTTTTTGAACAGAAATTGGAATCATTTTTCGGCGGAAGCATTGCTTTCGTAGGGGCTATGCTCATAATTACCGCTGTCCTTTTGTGGTTGGCAGATCGTTCCAAAAACACTGGAAAGCCAGTAACCATTAAGGATTCCATTATTATAGGAGTAGCGCAGGCCGTGGCTATGTTACCCGGAATTTCCCGAAGTGGCGCCACTATTTCAACCTCTGTTCTTTTAGGGAACGACAAAACTAAAGCTGCCCGGTTTTCATTCTTAATGGTCGTCCCCTTAATCTTCGGAAAAATAGCAAAAGACCTTTTAAGTGGCGAAATAGCTACACACAACTCACATTTGGGCGTTATGGGCGTAGGTTTTTTGGCCGCATTTATCTGCGGACTTATAGCCTGCACTTGGATGATTTCACTTGTTAAAAAAAGCAAGCTGCGCTACTTTTCAATCTATTGCGTACTCATTGGCCTTATTGCTATCATTTCAAGTTTTTACGTGTAA
- the truB gene encoding tRNA pseudouridine(55) synthase TruB, translating to MIAEDYKEGQVILIDKPLEWTSFQAVNKVRWLIRKSFGIKKIKVGHAGTLDPLATGLLIICTGKFTKKIDTFQAQEKEYTGTFTLGATTPSYDLETEIDQTFDISEITSEEIYEATKQFIGEIQQQPPVFSALKKDGKRLYEFARSGEEVEIPFRTITISEFEITEIALPKVDFRVICSKGTYIRSLANDFGKALNNGAHLSALRRTRIGEFSVEDAVGIEAFEASLPS from the coding sequence ATGATTGCAGAGGATTACAAAGAAGGCCAAGTAATTTTGATAGATAAACCCTTGGAATGGACATCTTTCCAAGCGGTAAACAAAGTGCGTTGGCTCATCCGGAAATCCTTCGGAATCAAAAAAATAAAAGTGGGCCACGCCGGCACGCTCGATCCTTTGGCCACGGGGCTTTTAATTATTTGCACTGGAAAATTCACCAAAAAAATAGACACTTTCCAAGCACAGGAGAAGGAATACACGGGTACTTTTACACTTGGCGCCACTACGCCCAGCTACGATTTGGAAACGGAGATTGACCAAACCTTTGACATTTCAGAAATTACTTCGGAAGAAATTTACGAAGCCACAAAACAATTCATTGGTGAAATTCAACAGCAACCGCCCGTTTTTTCGGCCTTGAAAAAAGATGGAAAACGTTTGTATGAATTTGCCCGAAGTGGCGAAGAGGTTGAAATTCCTTTTCGAACCATTACAATTTCAGAATTTGAAATCACAGAGATTGCGCTTCCAAAAGTAGATTTTCGCGTGATTTGCAGCAAAGGCACGTATATCCGCTCCTTGGCAAACGATTTTGGAAAGGCATTAAACAACGGCGCACATCTTTCTGCCCTGCGCAGAACCCGAATAGGTGAATTTTCAGTTGAAGACGCAGTGGGAATTGAAGCTTTTGAGGCCTCGCTTCCAAGTTAA